A window of Microcystis aeruginosa FD4 contains these coding sequences:
- the mreD gene encoding rod shape-determining protein MreD, with product MGVRSPATPAVRGGIMLKLSRLSARSRFILNILVTIASLLLCAFLSLMRLPGMEILGIAPNWLLIWLVSWSLNRSCLDSVVAGLAIGTIQDSLTSNYPSHIMVFGLIGFLTSRLHRQRYVKEELIAVVLIVFVMTLIADGAIAFQYYLQGGKNLADLWLDYQRIGLTSALLSSLWTPLVYYPLQQWWRQFSDL from the coding sequence ATGGGTGTTCGTTCACCCGCAACCCCAGCAGTGAGAGGGGGAATTATGCTGAAATTAAGCCGTTTATCAGCCCGTTCTCGTTTTATCCTGAATATTTTAGTCACTATCGCTTCGCTGCTTCTCTGTGCCTTTCTTTCCTTAATGCGGCTGCCCGGTATGGAGATTTTAGGCATCGCTCCCAATTGGTTACTGATTTGGTTGGTTAGTTGGAGTCTCAATCGCTCTTGTCTCGATAGTGTGGTGGCTGGATTAGCGATCGGCACTATTCAAGATAGTCTTACCTCTAATTATCCTTCCCATATCATGGTTTTTGGTCTGATCGGTTTCCTCACTTCCCGTTTACACCGACAACGTTATGTTAAAGAAGAATTAATCGCTGTGGTCTTAATTGTCTTTGTTATGACTTTAATTGCCGATGGTGCGATCGCTTTTCAATACTATCTACAAGGAGGTAAAAATCTCGCTGATCTTTGGCTCGATTATCAACGCATTGGCCTCACTTCTGCTCTGCTTAGTAGTCTCTGGACTCCCCTCGTCTATTATCCCCTCCAGCAATGGTGGCGACAATTTAGTGATCTTTAG
- the mreC gene encoding rod shape-determining protein MreC yields MYSARRKWTQQGWRLFLLAATLGGAWYIRTYQSGAILELYGLLTRPFQGEETNLQEQLLADQRVRELQNRLSEVEYQNQQLKKQLGYYQTQKKPLISAPIIGRSADDWWQQVIIGRGSADGVQVGASVTGIGGLVGRITEVTPHTSKVLLVSNSQSRIGATVNRSRAMGLIQGQNSQVATLRFFEKAPDVKPGDVVTTSAFSSLFSPGLAIGRIISLNLPENPAPTAKIEFTATVDNLEWVFVHPQPQQ; encoded by the coding sequence ATGTATTCAGCACGACGAAAATGGACACAGCAGGGATGGCGACTGTTTCTGCTCGCTGCCACTCTGGGGGGAGCTTGGTACATTCGCACCTATCAAAGTGGGGCGATTTTAGAATTGTATGGTTTATTAACTCGTCCTTTTCAGGGAGAGGAAACTAATCTGCAAGAGCAACTTCTGGCCGATCAACGGGTGCGAGAATTACAAAATCGTTTAAGTGAAGTCGAATATCAAAATCAACAATTAAAAAAACAGCTTGGTTATTATCAAACCCAGAAAAAACCCCTGATTTCTGCCCCAATTATTGGCCGCAGCGCCGATGATTGGTGGCAACAGGTAATTATCGGTCGGGGTAGCGCCGATGGTGTGCAAGTGGGTGCTTCGGTGACGGGAATTGGCGGTTTAGTGGGACGGATTACGGAAGTTACCCCCCACACCAGCAAAGTTTTATTGGTCAGTAATTCCCAAAGTCGCATCGGAGCAACGGTGAATCGCAGTCGGGCCATGGGTTTAATTCAAGGTCAGAATTCCCAAGTCGCCACCCTGCGCTTTTTTGAAAAAGCTCCCGATGTCAAACCGGGAGATGTGGTGACAACTTCGGCTTTTAGTAGTCTTTTTTCGCCGGGGTTGGCCATCGGTCGCATAATTTCCCTTAATTTACCGGAAAATCCCGCCCCCACCGCCAAAATTGAATTTACCGCCACCGTGGACAATCTCGAATGGGTGTTCGTTCACCCGCAACCCCAGCAGTGA